CCGTGAATATAACTGACGATCCCATGGCCAGTTTTCAGTACGGCCTCCGGGTACATATCTGCTACCAACAGCTAGATCTGCACCACCATTTTTACATGCATCATACAACCGTTCCAGATCTTTGGGGTTGTGAGAGAAATCTGCATCCATCTCAAAAATATATGCATACTTTCTGCTGATACCCCATTTAAATCCATGAATATAGGCTGTTCCCAATCCCAGCTTTCCTTTTCTTTCTTCCAAAAATAATTGACCGGGATATTGCTGAATCAACTCTTTCACAATGGATGCGGTACCATCAGGAGAACCATCATCAATGACTAGGATATGATAATCTGCTCGTAAGTCAAATACAGCTGTGATGATCGACGCAATATTTTCCTTCTCGTTATAGGTTGGTATGATGACTAATTTTTCCAATCAATGGGGATATTCGGTTGCTCTGCTAAAATACAACTCATAACGATTAATCGTTATGCCGTCTGAATATTTGCGGAAAATACTCGAAAAAATACTGGGAGTTATCCTTTCTTTAACAAAGTTCGATTCAGGATTTCCGTGAGTTTCTGCTTGGTATTCATAGGAAAATCTCCTTTCATCATCCAATCATAATACTGCGGTTCTTCCTTGAGGACCTGTGTTACAGGTTTTCCTTTATGTTTACCAAAATTGAATACTTCTACTCCATTTTCCCGAATAAATCGACGCGCAAAATCAACAATATCGTCTTCACCGGTGAATTTGACGATACTCTCCACCGTATTACCGATTTGTGGATAACGCTCTACCTGAGCTTCCAATACTTCCCAAGTTGCAGTTGCATCAACTTCTGCACTGTGAGCTCCTTCCAAGGTTTTTTGACAATAAAATTTATATGCAGCACTAAGGGTTCTTTGCTCCATCATGTGAAACACCTTCTGCACATCGACTAATTTTCTGCCATCAGT
Above is a genomic segment from Sediminibacterium sp. KACHI17 containing:
- a CDS encoding polyprenol monophosphomannose synthase, with product MEKLVIIPTYNEKENIASIITAVFDLRADYHILVIDDGSPDGTASIVKELIQQYPGQLFLEERKGKLGLGTAYIHGFKWGISRKYAYIFEMDADFSHNPKDLERLYDACKNGGADLAVGSRYVPGGRTENWPWDRQLYSRGGALYTKILTWMPVNDPTAGFVCYKRQVLEAINLDEIEFVGYAFQIEMKFVSWKLGFRIKEVPITFIDRKIGVSKMSKGIIKEGVLGVLKIQWHSLFKSYKKRVSSAP
- a CDS encoding 3'-5' exonuclease, which encodes MKLQLTRPLAFIDLETTGVNISLDRIVEIAIVKINPDGTQQVKRKLINPMMPIPKGASDVHGITDDMVKDAPTFKQVANEIKQFIDHCDIGGYNSNRFDIPMLIEEFLRVGIDFSTDGRKLVDVQKVFHMMEQRTLSAAYKFYCQKTLEGAHSAEVDATATWEVLEAQVERYPQIGNTVESIVKFTGEDDIVDFARRFIRENGVEVFNFGKHKGKPVTQVLKEEPQYYDWMMKGDFPMNTKQKLTEILNRTLLKKG